The window TCAGAGCTGGGGTTGCGGCCGGACGCTGGCTCACTCACCCCGGGCTCATGCAGTCCTGGATGTCGGCCAGCCACGACCTCATCTGCAGCGAATCGACCGTCTCCAGGATGTACTCGAGAGAGTTCTCCATCTGCCAGGTACACCGGGTCAGCACCAGTGCCCCGGGCACCCCCTTCCCAGTCCCTCATggtgctcctccctccacccctccagCATCTCAATCCCCCAGCCCTATGGCACCCCTCTTCTGCCACTCCAGCCTCAGGtgctcccacccccctcctcccctcccccaccagcacggcACCCCCAGGACATCTTCCAGAACTCCTCCTGCACATGCCTGTGGGGCCACCCCCAACCTCCCAGAACCCAattacacccctcccccacagaacaTCTCCACAGCCTGGCCCCACAGCTGGGGCTTCCTGCTCAGACCCTTAGCACTGGGGGAtgatcccctcctccctgctccccccccccggtggggggtgtgtgtcacAGCCCTCAGATGGTTccacctgctccaccccagccccgtgCTTAATCCACGACAGCAGTGGTGCAAGGAAGGGGTGTGGCTGATTCCCCCCCCCGTGAGCAATTCCCCCCACAGCGCCTCCCAGTCCCCCGCACCCACCTTTAAGACAAAGGTGTTTTCCTTGTCAGGCATCTCCAGCGGCGTGGTGGTGCGCACATCTGTCACCGCTGAGCAGAGGATGCTGACCCGGGCCTTGGTGGACTGAGGGCAGGTGAGAGACAGCAAGGTAAGATGGGACCCGCAATCAACCCAGCCCTGGGCCGGGCCAttcatcccctccccacacagggcTGTGTCAGGCCAAGTGTGATGGGACAGGAGTCATTACTGACCTGTTACACTGAGGGTGCAGCCCAGGGAAGGGACTTTGCCAAGATTGCACAGCCAGAtcaggaacccaggagtccaacCTGACTCTCCTACCCCCGCTCTACCCcggtggttctcaaacaggggtatgtgtacctctGGGGATACGCAGAgttcttccagagggtacatcaactcatctagacatttgcctaattttacaacagctacagaaaaagcactagcgaagtcaatacaaactagggctgtcaattaattgcagttaattcaagtgattaactcaaaacaaattaaacaaacaaattaattgtgattaatcacagttttaattgcactaaataaagaataatagaataccaatttacatttattataaatacttttggatgtttttctaccttttcaaataaattgattttgattacaacacagaacacaaagcgtacactgctcactttaaatattttattacaaatatttgcactgtaaaaaaacaaaataaatagtatttttaattcatctcatacaagtactgtagtgcaatctctttatcgtgaaagtgcaactgaTAAATGTAGATTCtgacataactgcactcaaacacaaAATAGTGTAAAACTCCAgagcaagtccactcagtcctacttcttgttcagtcaatcgctaagacaaacaagtttgtttacatttaccggAGATGCTGCCCGCTTCTGATTTACGTCACCAGACAGTGAGAAGAAGGCATTCagatggcacttttgtagctggcattgcaaggtatttacatgccagatatgctaaacgttcataCGCCCCTTCATgaaccattccagaagacatgcttccatgctgacgacgCTCGTTCAAAAAATaacgcattaattaaatttgtgactgagctccttgagggagaattgtatgtctcctgctctgtggttttACCTGTGTTCTGCCagatatttaatgttatagcagtcttggatgatgacccagcacgttgtttgttttaagaacactttcactgcagatttgacaaaatgcagagaaggtcccaatgtgagatttctaaagacagctgcAGCACTTGACACAAGGTTTAAGAgcctgaagtgccttccaaaatctgagagggacgaggtgtggtgcttgctttcagaagtcttaaaagagcaacactccgatttggaaactacagaacttgaaccacccccccaaaaatcatccttctgttggtggcatctgactcagatgatgaaaatgaacgtgtgttggtctgcactgctttggatcattatcaagcaaaacccgtcatcagcatggaagcatgttctctggaatgatggccgaagcatgaaggggcatacgaatgtttagcatacctagcatgtaaataccttgcaacgccagcaacaacagtgccatgagaacacctgttctcacttttacgtgactgtaaataagaagtgggcagcagtatctcctgtgaatgtaaataaacttgtttctcttagcaattggctgaacaagaagtagtgaacttgtaggctctaaagttttacattgctttcattttgagtgcagttatgtaaaaaaaccaaaccaaaaccaaaacattctaCATTCATAAGTTgccctttcatgataaagagatagcactacaggacttgtatgagctgaactgaaaaatactctctctctcttgtttttttttttttttttttacagtgcaaatatttgtaataaaatataatataaagtgagcagtgtaaactttgtattctctgttgtaattgaaatcaatatatttgaaaatgtagaaaacatccaaaaatatttaaatggtattctatgattgtttagcagtgcaattaaaatggtaattaatcacgattaaattttaatctcatgattactcgcaatttttttaatcatttgacagccctagtacaaactaaaatttcatacagccaATGatgtgtttatactgctctatgcactatacattgaaatgtaagtacaacattTATATGAGCCCAGTAGTTTTTAAGAGAGAtaaaacttggggtacacaagacaaatcagactcctgaaaagggtacagtagtctggaaaggttaagatCCACTGCTGTACCCCGCTaaacccccactctcctcccaaagCCAGGCAAGGTACCCAGAAGCCTGTCTCCAGAACACCTTTCATTCCACCTCGTCTCTCACAATATGTACAGCTCTAGCAATGCTCCTTAATCCTGAACCGCAGCTCTCTGCCACCCTGGACCTGAGGCTCCCCCGGCCAATCCCTACTAGCAGCCCCCCCATGAAGAATCCCATCAGGTGGGGGGCTGCCCCCCAGGATGGGACACAACTCCCACTGCCTCTCACCTTGGGGGGGATGTAGAACTCCAGCAGGTAGCCCTCgccctctcccttgcctgccttCCGCAGCAGCAGCCGGCATTTCTGCCATCGGGCCCGGCTACCACCCCCCCCTCCGCTGTCATCGGCCACGATATAATTGAGTAGCCCCTCCCGGCGCACACTGGACAGTTCCACTTTGGGGGCAGGCGTCTTGCTGAGCCGCAGCCTCTCAAACTTGTGTGTCCAGCGCTCGGTGGGCAAGGAGTCCGCGGCCCCACCCCCTGAGGAGTTGGAATTGGTGTTGGCCCCGCCAGCCTCCTCCTCGGTGGGGGACTCGGCTGAGCTCTTCCACTGCAGGATGCCTCGCATGCTGCCCCGCACACTGCGGCTGACGTTGCGCAGGGAGAAACGCTTCTTGAGCTTAGGCTTCGTGCTGGCAGTCGCGGCAGAGGCGGAGACGTCCTCAGAGCTACGAGACTGGCTGCTGGACAACCCCGAGGCCAGGCCGGGCTGTGGCTCCACCGGAGAGGCCACCGAGGAGTCGCTGCAGGTCTCGGAGAGGTCgcgggtggaggaggaggaggcgccCCCAGGGCAATGGTGGGCACCAGTGAAGGGAGCGATGTCGCAGCGGGGGGGTGAGTCGCCGGCACAGGCCCGGCTCACCTCGGCCTCGAAGTGCTCCACGAAGTGCTCCGCAAAGCGGCGGGAGAAGGCAGCCTCAGCCCCTGGTGCTGCAAACTGGGGGTTCTCGCTCAGGAAAGCGCGGAAACGCCGTGCGAAGTCCAGGGCGGCTGCCCGGGCATGGGCCTCGCAGAAATCCCGCCAGCCGGGCGAGGGCAGCGGTGCTGCCGCCGCCTCCACCACCCCCGGTGGCGCCACGCTGCCGTTCATGCTGCTGCCACTGTCCAGGAGACAGGGGCCCCAGGAGGGGCTGGGCGCCAGGATCCTGACCAccaggaggctgctgctgctgctactgtcgTGCTCAcctgggagagtgggggagaCAGAGAGTGAGAAGACAAGCAGGAAATGTAGCGCTGTGGGGTGACCCCAgaggccaggggagcagagctccATAGGGGGACTTTGGGGGGGGCACCAGGAAGCGATGGGTAAAGGGGGCACAGCTCCAGAGTGAGAGAAGAAATAGccccaggacacaccacatggcCGGGAAGCTAAGCAAAGGTGACAGAAGATCCTGTGGGGGTGGAACTCTAGGGTGGGAAGAGGGCACAGCACAGAGACCTCAGGGTGGTGGATGGGAAGGGGCTGGAGAGAGCCCCTAGAGATACCCTGGGGAGCATGGTGCTGGGCTGTGGGAGTATGTGGGAGGGCACTGCACCCAGGCCACTGCACCAAGGGGGCATGAACCCCAGGAAGGGAAGATGGGCTGGAGGATTCCCCTGGGAAGAAGGGGCAATGAAGTGCCTAGGGGAGTTGCTGGGGAGATGTCCAGGTGGCAAGAGGGAGAAGGTGGCTCCAGGGTGTAACACTGGAGAGGATTGGGGGAGACAGCACCGTGGGAAGGAAAAAGGCTGAGGGGAACGACCATTctgcctccccctttccccttaCTCCCAGGCTTAGCCTCCTTCTCAGTGCCCCTCAGTTGCCCCAAACCTCCTTCCTtcaagctcctgccccagccagatccccacccccagccaggcccccacccccagcgccccttaatccccccaaacctccttcctctgggctcctgccccagccaggtcCCCAGCTCCAGTGTTTTCCCTGGGAATTGAAATTAAGTGGGGGTGTTCAAATTTACAGGGGACTGAGGGCGGATGAGAGGTTagactgtgagggtgaaggtgggctgtatggcaccatagtaaaaactgaaaaatgtttcacaaccattttattagatttaactcatgttttaaaatcatcatacaaattaaagttggctactcaagcctgcTATGAAGCACGacttctacatccttcttggtttcttcttgtaattttgcacaactctgttaatgaacttctcaaATGTACTGCATTCATtttttggtggcttctcatgtgtccggtacttccagTCCTTCAGGATATGCTCATGATTATGCAGAAGGCAACTCCTTTCAGAACACAAACGTCTATTCAACGAGgaaaaagaacactcaactgtagctgttgagactgggagtagcaagagatgtaTTCCTACTtttttcatcccaggaaacatagcacaaagatcaGGTCAAGCCACGAgtgatgaaaaagaaaaagttgaagtcaaatctttgTCCGTtcatcgtatgatattccactctgtgttcaaattctttgctctgtcctgatcacatggcagccccattgttGGTAGTGTCTCACTTCACTTAACAGtcggtgttttataagacaggcatctgtaaaagctacgtggaggttgagtagaatccagaagtcgctgttgtagatttgtaagaatcaagtctgtgtactttttcagctgtcttaacaaacacttcttgtcttcttcacttaaggattcaatataagtgccttcattagtcaacttcttgattgaagtctttgcttcttccagtacattttcaatgGCTCTCTCTTTGATTGATCCAAGCGTAGCATCTATTGCTGGACAGAGATCTActatgcctggatggcattgtttaatgacccaagtcgtttcaacagtagacttaagagagagagaatggtgatAGTCTTCTGTAAACTTAGTAGCAAAAGttgtccaccagcctcactacttagatctgtcctatctcggtagatactttccaaagccagtaataatggttgcagtaattttaagacaacagccaaggatcactcatgagaaagccagagggttttcccaggttggactaatttgaacttcagtcacATTGTatcttatatttttttccaagacatTCAATCCTTCTGGActcttgctggggggggggggggggagagtataaTGAATACATTAAACTGATggctttttaaatatcttttgaagattctgcactcatactagtgctagttggagaaGATGGTCTCTGCattgtgtataggagagattagggttataCTTTTCTTTGAGCAAAGCTTAtactccactatgtcttccagagaagtttgcagctccatcaaatgcacaagcagccatctctctggggttcaatttacaagcaATTAACTCTTCTAAGACGTGGGTTGTCAGAGATGCAGCAGATGTGTCGTCTATAatctgaacatctagaaatgcagcTGTTGGCCTGCTACTGACGTGAAAATAATCAAAATGACTTAATAATTGATGCCCATGTGCATCGATTCATTCATCGGCCACATATGCACATTTTCTGAATGCAgtgagagttcttcactttttcaactgctgaacctttcactgctgcaccacatgcttctaaccagccagttgagtttcttgcagaaagatagcgaacatttgctggtcttgttcggaaccagtgtccaacttcaggattaacaacGGAAAACGAATTTAACATTGGACTCCTGTTTGCAgggtgtggtatctcttgcttaaatagaaagtacgATTGTTGTGACAGCCACATTTGTTCTcaaaactgtgttgtgtctccagaaTTCTTAAAAGCCTCGTTAAgttcttctaaaattggctttgataGTGACTGGCTTacaaggctttctgcatgtcgaCGCAGTCCAGAGGCTTGGCGTTTTGCAGCCTTTTAATGTAggttgtcagcattggctttgctggtCAGTttggcaaaccaagctcctccatttttaatatataaacccacggtatgcccacatcttgaatactgcatgcagttctggtcaccccatgtcaaaaaaagatatattggaactggaaaaggtacagagaagaactgaaatgattaggggtatgaaatagattccatatgaggagagattaataagactgggacttttcagcttggaaaagagatgtctaagaatggatatgatagaggtctataaaatcttgactggtgtggagaaagtgaacaagaaagtgttatttagcccttcaaataacacaagacctaggggtcacccaattacattaataagcagcaggtttaaaacaaacaaacacaaggaagtatttcttcacacaacgcacagtcaacctttcaaactctttgccagaggatggtgtgaaggccaaaactataagagggttcaaaaaagaactacgtaagttcctggaggacaagtccatcaatggctattagccaggatgggcaggaatgcaacATCatgttctgagtgtccctagTCTATGcgcaccagaagctgggagtggatgacatgggatggatcactggatgattacttgttcagttcattccctctggggcacctggcatcggacactgtcagatgacaggatactgggctagatggacaattggtctgacccagtatgaccattcttacgTAAAATGAATTATAATATAACAATACAAATGTTTAGTACTAAAATTCCCCAAGATAGTGATCTCTCAAGATAGCAACAATGTGAGATAATTActttggcaaataatgcattttaaaaatcttggcctactaagaaatgtatatttatattagtttcccagtcacaaatctagcatttgggagcaaagtcactaaaacgtagtccaacaaacaaatgttcctttaatgtactcctcccttctccctccactgcaccccactcatagctattgtccttggtcagtggagacacagaattcagaggtgctttcatgtgagttcacctcccaccctgcggggggaggttggggggggagaaggcacCTTGTTCTTTCCTCCAGACGCTCGCCACTTGCTCCGGCTGCTCGCTCTGGCTGCTGTTTGTCATGCCACCATTCACTCCACTGCCAACGGCCCTACgccgtcaccttctgctgccacctcccaCTGTGAGCTCTGCGAGTTGGTCCCTTGAGGTTCCACCAGCTCTCagtggggaacctcactgctagtgcagccTGGGCAGGGTCTTCCACAGAAATGCTGTCCTGCAACAAGTCTACGCCCTTAGATTATCAGTGGTCACTTAAAAAACCAAAAgactatggagcctaatcagctctttCCTTAAACcagagagaggggcaggtcaaatggcgcctgtgactcttaggcagagttgacaccaccaagcaaaacacctgtcccccaCCCTTTCTCTACGCTGGGAACTggcatccaaccccctgcttaccGAGTGCAGTTCAGCTGATGGTgagcaatgcttaatttgtaatgaaaaaggtgCTGGGGTTCCAACAATTAAGTGCCAGGGCTCCAGCAAGTTTTTTACATTAATCATTGATGTGGCAAACCCAGAGAtcctggggctatgaactgccaagtctagaggtgccagggctgagggtaaccccctcaatcaggacaggctaagcGCAGTTCTGTTGCCCTTTACTCCTATAATAACAACATTTAATGACTCCTGCTGTAACCCAACACCAGACAAACTTGATCAgttgggcagcacagctctgtctgctggataccaaGGCAGAGTggatgtgttcatgtaaatacaatctgggcCTGAAGCctttttctctccccagctcATCACCAGCTGTCAGAGGGGAGCTCACTCACACCTTGTCTACAAGTCACAATtggaaattattaggttggccaacgtTGCAGAAACGGATGCGCCGACGCTGTGGTAACAAACTGCAACCAGGTAAGGGAACTGCTCTTTGTCCCCACGTTCCCCACCTGCCAGTCTGGCTCAGGTGACAGGCTGTCACCCTGTGCACGACTGTCACCTGGCTGTCACAGCTGTAACTGGTGTCGGCTGTAACAGGTGTCGCCGGTGTCACCCTGCGCAGGGGTGTCAGGCTGTCGCCGGTGTCACCCTGCGCAGGGGTGTCAGGCTGTCGCCGGTGTCACCCTGCGCAGGGGTGTCAGGCTGTCGCCGGTGTCACCCTGCGCAGGGGTGTCNNNNNNNNNNNNNNNNNNNNNNNNNNNNNNNNNNNNNNNNNNNNNNNNNNNNNNNNNNNNNNNNNNNNNNN of the Trachemys scripta elegans isolate TJP31775 unplaced genomic scaffold, CAS_Tse_1.0 scaffold_106, whole genome shotgun sequence genome contains:
- the LOC117870238 gene encoding LOW QUALITY PROTEIN: SH2B adapter protein 1-like (The sequence of the model RefSeq protein was modified relative to this genomic sequence to represent the inferred CDS: deleted 1 base in 1 codon) gives rise to the protein MTNSSQSEQPEQVASVWRKEQGEHDSSSSSSLLVVRILAPSPSWGPCLLDSGSSMNGSVAPPGVVEAAAAPLPSPGWRDFCEAHARAAALDFARRFRAFLSENPQFAAPGAEAAFSRRFAEHFVEHFEAEVSRACAGDSPPRCDIAPFTGAHHCPGGASSSSTRDLSETCSDSSVASPVEPQPGLASGLSSSQSRSSEDVSASAATASTKPKLKKRFSLRNVSRSVRGSMRGILQWKSSAESPTEEEAGGANTNSNSSGGGAADSLPTERWTHKFERLRLSKTPAPKVELSSVRREGLLNYIVADDSGGGGGSRARWQKCRLLLRKAGKGEGEGYLLEFYIPPKSTKARVSILCSAVTDVRTTTPLEMPDKENTFVLKMENSLEYILETVDSLQMRSWLADIQDCMSPGENTDSTDLPCLNHSESMPSRELPLLPSESNEQLSQGAYGGLSERPSASISPSSISIAASHFNSMELLPPELPPRVPIDEAAERLQGPYPPGLLHTPFPDTPDATGSFLFQGEPDPGGGDPEHPLSEYPWFHGTLSRLKAAQLVLAGGPSSHGVFLVRQSETRRGEYVLTFNFQGKAKHLRLSLNEDGQCRVQHLWFQTIFDMLEHFRVHPIPLESGGSSDVTLVSYVVASQRLHGRDRAGSRAAACEPTQRSPDSPGLVSIGANDCLAEHLP